The Hippocampus zosterae strain Florida chromosome 10, ASM2543408v3, whole genome shotgun sequence genome contains the following window.
GATAATAGTGATATATTTCTGAGAAATAGCAACAATGCACGTTATTACAATACAACTGGATTGTCATTCTTCTTACAAACATATTAGCCCAATGGTTctgaacctgggttcgatcgaaccctcggGCTTCAGTGAACCGGTCTCAGGgcttcgacggagcctctgccatggaggtaaaGACACACCGACTcatcaattagttatgacacgcccacttgaccatcactggctgcagatgatcacatgacattgcttgtccaatcagtgctacgggaaatttagttcgcggGGTGATCACCGTATGACCCTCGTGATAGTacgtaatacaaaaaaaaaaaaaaaaactatacttaGGCCAtgccattgtatttatttttttctgtttaaaaaaaagtgtttttttatgtcttaaatttgtaaaaaaaaaaaaaaaaaatcacatttttatttttcactcatgaagggtacgatgaacgtgcatatgaactggttgggttcggtacagCGTTAAGAATCACTGTTTTAGCCAATACTAATAAATCAGGCTCTTTGTATATCtacagcccaaaaaaacaaaacaaaacaaaaagatgcgACAGCAGTAGGATCGCGTGTGGACTCGATTGTATCTATTTATAAAAGGGTCCACATGACAGAGGCACAACATGGCATGAATAAGAGATCAGGTTCACATGCAGTGCAGCCGCTTTGTATgtgacatttgacatttgatCTTGAACTCATGTTACTACTGAGAGCACTTGAGTTTAGCACAGAAAGGTAAGAAACTGACATTTGTGGCTCTTCACAGGAAAACGGCATCGGGGCGAGGGGAGCACGGGGGAGGGATTCGGTTAGCAGGACTCTGAGAGCGTTGATCTTTATTGTCCCTTCATGGTCCTTCAATACCTGGCAAAGCAGAACACATTCGTCCCTTCAATAAGAAACTCATACCTGCAGCTTTGTAAAAATGCGGTACTTATAACCATTGTCAAGGAATACgtatcattttgacatttgacgTTCAAATGACTTGGAAATCAGAAAAAAACGTTCTCTCTTTTTTGTCCGTGAATTTCCCCCGTGGCCTAATTGGCCTTCTTTCATTTAATACAATAGATGTGCAGTCTGccttgtttattattgtggatAAGCAATGATATTCACACCTAAGGGCAAGTTAGAATCTTCAATGAAGCCAACATGCACGtttgggggaggtggggggggggggctggagtaCCAGTGAAGCAGATGTGCCAATGCCACAAGTTGTACTGTGCTTCCCATACAACCACAATAAACAGCTTATTAATATGCAGTGGATCGAATACGGTCTACACATCCAGGCAAGTTGAAACAAATAATTCTTTGAGAGGGGAAATACAAACAAGTGAAGAAGTGTGGTTGCATAAGTATACGTCCCCTTTGATAACTTGGGATGTGGTTGAGTTCAGAATAAGccagtcacattcaaactcatgttaaatgggagtcagcacacatcTGTGCCTCCGATTAACCcagaataaagttcagctgttctagggGGCTGTTGAAgtaccttttttttcagttgtacAGGGTGGTGGTTTCAAATTTTTTCGCTTGatctcatttttttatttcacaaaaacctggcatttgaacaaaattgtTACCATATAACAGTGTCATAAAACGAACATTATTACATTATAACACAGAGTCTCGCACTGCATCGCATTACACTGTGCATACACGAAAGCCTGTATGACAGGGAGGCTAAATGGCAAGAAAGAGTCGTGATCGgaggacattttcaaagagGGCAAGAGTGAGGATGCAACGCGACTCAGTCTACAGACACGACAGctaaaaagcaacaaaacaatgatttgcaagTGCATGACTTCATTGTTGACGCCACCGACGACCGCTTTCACTCCAAAGCGGGAACTGAAACCAGATTGTCTTTATGCTCAGAGCAAAGCGAGTTGTCCTGCAATAACATTCGTCAGAGAAGCAAGAGCATCTGAGACTCCTCTTACACCCCATTCTCACCGTGGGTCCACTGTAAACATGCAAGGAGACATTCTTGCCCTGTGGTATGATTTAGCGTCACGGGCAATTGCCACAGTCACTGCATTTCATTTCGGAAACGGCATCTATAAAAAGACAACCCATGCATTTCTCTAACGATGCacacttttgaattttttttttgcattggtgAGAAGTAATTTTACATCTTGATGATAATGGCCCAATCAGTTTTTTACTGCAGTTTAAAATGAAATTCCTGCTTTGGGAATGATGAGAAAATGGAGGCTATTCTTGatggaaatgtcattttctCTGCACTTACGCAAGAGGTGATGATCGCGTAGTCGCGTTTTGTAATTTGTTCGTCGACCCGTTAATGCGATCGGCCCCGAACGGATAATCATTTAGTCTCTGGCCGGGAACTTAAAGAGATTGGCAACGGGCACCAGATACCCGTTCCGAGTGTCAGAATTGACAGCGAGACCAGCGTACCGAGTCTGTATCATTCCAATGTAAGATCGCTGGTGCATAGAGATCTTGCAAAGGAGAGATTACAGCTTGTCACTTGTAAGGTGATTGCAAATGGTACATTCAATTGGTATTGGTTTCTATTTTGTAGGACTGAGTAACCGAGAAGTCCTTTGGCCATATTGGGAATTTCAGTCGTGACACAGGCGACAGCCCATTAACTGTCTCAACTGCAGCAACATGTGAAGTTAACCTGTCGTAAACTTTTGGCGACTTTGTGCGGAACAGTGAGTCATTCGTGCATCACCGAGCATTGGTCAATAAGCCAATTATGGCTTCATTGCACCAGCAAATGTGGCAAGGCCATGATGCCGATATGGGGAGATGTGTTTGTGACGCCAGTCCAGTAACTTTTCTGACAGCCGTCTGACAGCAGATAGGTGAGGGCAAAGTCTGCATGTAGGCACGGATGTTAATTAAAAGTAAGTAGGGAGGTCGGTTGGCAAGCAGACTGTTTTTTCTCATACAAGCAAGAAAATTGATGTTTTCCTTGTTCAAAAATGTTGTCAAGAGAAACTTTTTCAATGGTGTAACTGGGAATGGATGTAACTTCATCCTTTGAATCGTCACTTTTCAAACCCAGGAAATGCATTGTGCAATAaattgcacgcacacacgtctggaaaaaaaaaagcctgaattGTCAGCAAAAATACAGAAAGGCTCCCATCAGTGTGGCACCATTATTCCGTTGCACACATCAATTGCAATTGCCTCTTTAAATGCCGTCAGTCTGGATCGACGGGCCCCGTCAACACAATGGCCATCCAGCGGGAACTGACTACACAGCTGCTTTGGGTCTTTGTCGGCACTGACAACACTCCGCCGCATTGGTAAGACGGCATttccaagagaaaaaaagggagCATTCGGGAGAGATTTATGCAAGACTGTGACATGCGTTTGGTGAAAAGGCAAGTCACTGTTACGCGAGCGTTATAAACAGATGCGGCGCGGGCTCAATTACTCAGCTCTGTGCTGTTCTCGCTCTTCTCTTTGATTGCTTGAAAATTCCTCACTCCCTAAGTGTTTGAAATGACTGATGCAATCTGCCGTCAGGCAACACTGACAACACCGATCATTGTGATTATTCGCGCGAAATAAGTTCCATGTGATACAGCCAACTCCATCCAGGCCTGGAGTGGGTAATCTTGACAACTAGGCAATTTCCCAGGCTGCCTTACATGCTGCTCGAGGCCACTATTTCAGCCCATACATTAATGTCCTCCGGTCCGTGGGTCCATTTTGATCTCAGCAAATAAAGTGCGCTTGCGGTATTATTGGCTTCTCATACGAATGTACGAGGAACACTATTTGTTATTGGtaggtctttctttttttaaatatagagcTCTGACAGCAATGCTTTTGTTTGTAAAAGTGTGGCAATAATTTAATACCAAGCGTTGCAATAAGTTAAGGCAAGACTAGGAATAACACCACTCTCACGACATTACACCCTGTTGGTACAAAATAACACAGAAAGAACAGTGGCACAAGTGTTACATGCTGCGAAATCTCGTGCGGCAATCACAAAGTTAGTGTCAGTCCGCTCAATAAAGTCCCGGACGTGGTGCGAATAGGTTTCAAATAAGAGCGCGAGCTGCCGAAATGTTGCTAGCTTAACATCATTTGATAAATCGTTTCTTATTAAATGTCTTATCCACGTTATGTGCACTTGTCTATTGGTCCCTTTTTGTCTTCTGTCTTCCAATTCAACTATTCATGTTCTCATATTTGTTCAAACAAACACCGATTGTGATCTTAATGTTATGTTTCTGTTTGGTtacttttggttttgttccctcatgtgccctttttgtcgccacctgttctcgcCATCAGTGTCCCTTGCGTATAACTattcagctccctcaaccctttgtgtctgtCCCGATGCAGGGGTGGCGGAgggccccaaaaagcaggcaagagagaGGCGCAGCGTGAACTTGACAAACTGTATGAAGAAAATACTGAGAAAGCAAAATCCAGAACAAAGTCctggaaacaaaaacagtccaaagtaacaaacaaaaacccatggcaAAAGCAAAACACTAACAGAGTCAGCAACAGACACAATGACAGCAATAGTGACAGCAACGATGACCGCACCCAGAATGGtcgggccgggagtccttttaacagaaaaccTCCTAATGACATGatggccaacaggtgtgccgcggTAGGAGGAGCCCGACAGTgccacacctgttggtcccaaacaaatCAACCGTGACACTTGGAAGCCCATTCAactttaattttgatttttttcattaaacacAATATGAATATCGATGTCAGGAATTGGTAAGATACTTTAGATTGACACACTAGTCGGGATAcaaattgtaaatattgaatAAAATGTTGTGGGCCGGTCTAAGCCATAAAACTTCAGGGCTGGAAATGAGTCCCACTCCTCTCCTGTTTGACATCTATCTATTATCATTGTATATACCTGTCCTCATTAAGTTGCGGATGAGATTGAGCCGCCTACTGCAGTTGGCTTTGGGCGAGAGATGGGGACAGGTCACCAGCTAATTCCAAAACACATacggacaaacaaccactcacgcgAACATTCACACCCCTGGATCATTTAGAAGTTTCAACGAAgcaagtgccttttttttaagtttgacggGAAGACATTTaaattccatacaggaaggccaaacCCTAAAACTGACCCGCAGATTCTGAGCTGGGAGGTTGACGTACTAACCAATCGGGCACTGTGCCATGAAACCAAGGAATATTCAAGAATTTCCTCAACAAATCCTAaaaattccaaagacatgcctACATTGCTTTGCGTGTGGTTTTTCACTGTTTTAgggcctctttttttcttcttcttaactgaccccccaccaccaccaaaaaaaaacaacaaaaaattagaACAGTGGATGCTTCTCTTCTCGGGTGTCACAACCCAAATTGCACATTTACTGCACCACTAATATGTCCAGTGGAGTCATATGACTTGTTTAGATTCCCCCATGAGGATAAGCGACTTACAAAACGGATAGATGGGTAGACAAAGTGTCGTTGCCAAATCTTGGCCTGACATTAAAATTACAGCATTTTCACACTGTGTCGTAAGATTTGCTTTTACAATGTTGCGTTCTCTCCCGAAACTTTTTCTACGACCAAAATTGATGGCTGTCATTTAAATTCAGCCCTCATCTATGGCTCCCGCCCCCTCACGGCTTGCCATTTGTCCCAGTGACACTCACCCTGTGTCCTGCACCAGGTCGTCAGACTTGGAAATCTTGCGGTAGCAATAAACCATCTCGATCAACAGCCAGAAGGTCAAGAAGACCAGCAGCAAGTACATCATGAtctctgagtagatggctgtggTGTCTGGGCTGGCTGTAAAAGCACAAACAACAGCAAGAAACATGTTTTATTCaataccccttttttttttttttttttggtgcagtgAATAAAGCAATACTTTTTATTCACAGGTTGAAAGAGGATGTGCAATCAGGCATCAAAAAGAAGACCACACTTGCTCTCAacaggatgaattcaaatgtttatgAGATGCATTGCAGCATTATGTCATGATTTTGATTggcatttgatctttttttttctcagtaacaCACGACCACGGACTCCATTCACTGGCTAATTCATTAGATACACCTCCACGATGTCAAAACAAGAGATGTTCGAAAAATGTTGCCCatacatagattttttttttttaactttgctatATATGAAATCAGTTAACTAAAATGattacttttaaaaagctgAACATGTCTTGTTCCAATTGtgctactgaaaaaaaaataaataaatacagcctCTAAAGTTAAAGGTCACTTGTGAAGATTTGAATGATCTCCGTTAAAGCTTTGCAGGGACCACAATGGTCGATTATCGTAATGGTAAAAATCATtccattacaaaacaaaacaacacaaaaaaaaccctccacaaTTTAGCCTTTAAACAGTGAAATCAGATGAATTGTGTAAAATAAAAGGAGCGTTCGGACTCGGGCAAGATTTAATCTTCCCGTAGTTCATAAATGGTTGGATTTGTCGCATTAGATAATCTTCTTATTCCTATTTCAACTCGTTGCAGTAAATAAGGCTGCAAGTCTACACAAGGTGCCAAATTCCAGAAAGCGATGCAAATCTGCAGCCTAGGCAAATAGAGCCTATTATTGTAATATAATCCCTTACAagcatatgtacacacacacacacacacatacatgcacacaggtTTGCAGTAATAGTACACTGTCCTGTGGAGAACATCAGGGAGATTCTTTGTGACATTTGATAGTGCCGAAGTGGggcatgaagggaaaaaaagcatcttcCAGGCAAAACAGAAAACGCCTATTCCATGTTGGCACAACTAACACATTTGCCTCGACTGTTACGCAACAACTAATTACTCACAGTACATACGAAACGTAAGCAATGGAGGCGAGTGTCATGAAGGAAAACAGATCAAAATATTCAGACACATTATTAGGTACTTGTGTACAAGCAAATGAGATCCAAGACAAGTGCCGTCAGTTCAAGTCTGCtttcaacaaaaataatgcACGATTAAGAATGTTCGGTTCGTTGTTAAAAAGGAAACCTTGTCTGTAATCTTGACGGTGGATCTTATTTGGTTGTGCAGGTGTATCTTATGTTATAGCGAGCGCATGTATTGTTAATGTATGGACTCATGAAAGCATTCAGATGCAAGTCCAAGATGCAGGAAGCAAGAATACATTACCCCTTGTGAAAAGAGAGCAGACACAGGGcagacagaacaaaacaaaacacacaattaaTCCTTCAGTTGTTGACGTCACCACGAGAGGACGGAGAGGAGGAAAGGAGCGATACTCCTGTCGGATCTTCACACGACTGCTACTTGCCAATCAAGTTGAAATATTGTGAGATGGAGAAGTATAATGCAAGGGAAGTGCACTGCTCGCAAAATCCAGATTTGTGAAGATCACATGATTAGTTTGGCTGTTCGGATGATGGGATTtggtggaattaaaaaaaaaaaattaagttataATAAAGACCAAGTGATACAAAAATAGGTTCcacattaaaattcattcactcccaaagacgtttttaaacgtcttttcagacttggtctagaattgccTGGTACTGATTGAGCTAAGGAGAGATTTAGCTCACTAAGATATatctacatttacatttttaccaCAACCAAGTGGGAGAAGCACAAAGGTGAGAGCTAATAAGCtgtactttcttttctatttttgcctttttttgtcatgtgagAATCATTCATCCACcgcagtgtggaaaaaaaaaacgttaaagaCATGTATGCTGTCATATTCTGAATTTGCTGTGAAGTTGGGAGATTCCTAATTAGGAATTTCTGAGGTTCAAAAGAGTTGTATCCATCTGTTTTTTGAAGCGCTCATCCTCATTAGAGCTCATCCCAGcagactttgggcgagaggcttGGTACATCCTGGCCTGGACACTAGCCAACTGCAAggcacaaccattcacactcacgttcacacctacggacattTCGCAGAGTGTGCAGCTGGCTTGACTATGACTTCATCAGCTACATCCCAAAGAACCGAGAACGAGATTTGAGTCGCGCATCTCTTGGGACTGCTGACACTGATTTGCCACATCACTGACACATGAAAGAGGCAGATAACACAATCCCTAAAATctgaattttaattttaaattcaacTCACTAATCTGATCCCGTGCCATCGCACGGGGGAAAGTGTTGCGCAACGAAACCCACCTTCCTCTTTCACTTTTAGCGTGATGTTCTTCAAGACGAAGGCTGACGGAGtgaaggtgtcaaagtcaaattcGCGAAGCACGTGGCACTCGTAGACGCCGCTGTCGTTGTAGGTGACGTTCACGATGCTGATGGAGAGATCTTGCAGGTCCTGGCTGCCGTCCCACACCAGGCGGCCTTTGAATGGTCCATCCATCTCCATCGGAAAGTTCCCCTCGTATTTGTATATCTAGGAGAGCGAAAGAATTGCAATGCTCTGGTTACTATCTAGTTTTATTAtagttttttgccaaaaaaaatgctaggAAAGCAACTTACAAGAGTTTTATCTGGTGTGACGCCTTGTTCCACCTTGGTCATGTAGTACCAGTCCACATGGGTTTTGACTTTCACCTCCTCACGCTTCATACATGAGATACACGTCAACTTCATCATCTTTCCCAGAACTGCCTCCGTCCCCGACGGGACGTCCACACATACTGGCAGACTCAGATGAACTGAAGTATAAAAAGAGTACATGATTAGCTTACTTGCTAACACTGCATCACACGGAAGGAAATGAACTACAAATCAACTgctgtgtaaaaaataaagaataaaaaaatgggaaaaatgtaGCGAGGGAGGCGCTGTTGTGTCGCTTGAGTTGAGAAAAgctgacaaacaaaaaattaaaaattacgaTACTTATTTGCCCTAGAGTTTCTTGGTTTACCAAAAAATGACCTCGGTAATGcattcaggggaaaaaaaaaacaaacaaaaaaacagaggaCATCCACATTTTCTTCTACTTGAATAAAAGTAGCCTAATTTGACACCTTTTTTGTAGCTATATAGTGCAGCAGTGGTTCAAAAAGGTCAACAAAATCTTTTTTGAGCTGCTGCAGCACAAAATAAGGCTGCAAACAAATTACAGTAACATAGCCTATAAAATATTGTCATTCTATGAGGAAAATaacatttaccaaaaaaaaaaaaagatatattaaaGATCCAATCTTTTTCACCGAACCCTGATTACCTGAAAAATTATTGACCtaataaaaatctgaaaactGGGCCAATCATGTGATCGGATCAGAGCAACCCTAAAAGCAACCATTCACATGAATGGGCAACTACAGTTATAATCAACCTCTAATGGTTTTGTGATTTACCAATAAACTCCTGTAAAATGAAACAATGCATTTCTCATGATTTACTCTTGAACTGAAGAAACATGTATCCcttaaaaagcaaataaaacgtTCATGGTTCACTATTGAAATGAGCAATTACACAATGTTTTCTTATGATTTATTCATAAAATAATATCACATTAAGGTCCAGTCTGGCCTACACTAGGATCGATTATTACAGCCCGTCAGTCTACACTGAATCCAATTTGGAGCAAATGGCAAAGCTCAGGAAGCATTAAAGTGACGTCCACTCAATTTAACAGTTCTGTGAGCATTGGGAAAGGGCTTGACTCTCAGTACTTGATCACAAATCCAAGCTCATCCAAGCCAGTAAGCACTAAGGATGGCCTCTGCCCATTCGTACATGATTCAAGGGGGAGGACAATTGAGTTGAAGgaatagaagaagaagaaaaaaaatgacaggacaGTCAAATTATAGAAGACAGATTCAATTGAAAATTATGTATTGTGAAGAACAGAAGGGATTAGAAAGACAAAGACAGATGTGGCAGTCCATCCTGTGACCGGGTACAGTTCTCTTATATAACGCAAAGCTTCCCCCAAAGGCAGACTGTGACAACATTGATTCCATTATTTTCACGCAGCGTAGGAAATGAGTGAAGAGCAGCACATCAAGCGGTAAATTAAACAGAGCATTTGAACGGGATTTGTTTCAAGCTTGGTCTCACAATCTCTCAACCATACAAAGGTTTTCTTTagtcctttattttattttcattgaggTTAAGTGACAGAAAATGTAAGTTGCATATTTCCAAATATGTGGACGAGTCTTATATAATGtaacatttctttttgtttgttttttcatatatatctttatcattttccttcttttattttcacacttgcatcttaaccctttcatgcacatgataatatgataagctgtccactgtcgtaaccgctgtccctgaaagggttaaggataAGTTCCGTAAATGCAGGAGGTCCGTATCGATGAGCTTGCGCCAAACATCTGAGCCCTATTGACAACTTGAGTGAATCACGATGCATTAAATGCAGGCGGGATTTTTTTGTCTGATAGTTGCTGATGGTCACATGATTCAGAATTCAGTGATTCAGATGAGGGCGGAAATGTATCAAATTCTTTAAAGACATTGACCATGAGTCAAATAACACAAGATTTTAATTTCATTATTACAGTTACGTTTTAAAATGGTCCACAATTAAGTccgctactgtattttaattttccGAATGGTGGTACTACGAGAGCTAAGTATTCAAGTTTGAGAAGcaagcaaatgaaaaacaatagtTGAGGGAATTGAACGTGCCTCCTTGGGCTTTGTGACTGTTATAAAATACCTGTATTTCATTTGTgaatattgttgtttttaaaatgtttttcaaatatttgttgatgtttgtttttcatcttgcacacacacacacacacacacacaaagataaaattaaaaaagtaaaaccacacaaaaaaaaacaaatgaaccatTTTCGAGAAAACTGAAACTAAACAAGAAACTAATCAAAACGAGAAAACAAATCTCAGGAagctaattaaataaaataaataacccactacgaaataaaaatgaaagctagcctggtgaagctgattccGCTTTCAAATAATACTTCGCTTGACATCATCTTTTTGACTCGGGATGGGAATTGGCAAACCAGTTATGTTGAGAACCGCTTCTCAGACTTTCACTTCCTTGGCATCGTTTCTCGTTTTTGGAGAGTATTCCC
Protein-coding sequences here:
- the scn3b gene encoding sodium channel subunit beta-3 isoform X1, encoding MPIPGRVSLQTAILLLCLVHLSLPVCVDVPSGTEAVLGKMMKLTCISCMKREEVKVKTHVDWYYMTKVEQGVTPDKTLIYKYEGNFPMEMDGPFKGRLVWDGSQDLQDLSISIVNVTYNDSGVYECHVLREFDFDTFTPSAFVLKNITLKVKEEASPDTTAIYSEIMMYLLLVFLTFWLLIEMVYCYRKISKSDDLVQDTGY
- the scn3b gene encoding sodium channel subunit beta-3 isoform X2, producing MPIPGRVSLQTAILLLCLVHLSLPVCVDVPSGTEAVLGKMMKLTCISCMKREEVKVKTHVDWYYMTKVEQGVTPDKTLIYKYEGNFPMEMDGPFKGRLVWDGSQDLQDLSISIVNVTYNDSGVYECHVLREFDFDTFTPSAFVLKNITLKVKEEASPDTTAIYSEIMMYLLLVFLTFWLLIEMVYCYRKISKSDDLVQDTG